From a single Granulicella aggregans genomic region:
- a CDS encoding putative quinol monooxygenase, translating into MVSFTVRLRFDHEHHEQVAEQLRALTLASRQEPGCVNYVAHFLEADSNTVLIYEQYKDDDALEFHRNTPHFHQYAIGGFYQLMLERQIENLTAIC; encoded by the coding sequence ATGGTGAGCTTCACAGTCCGACTGCGTTTCGATCACGAGCACCACGAGCAAGTTGCCGAGCAACTGCGTGCCCTCACGCTGGCCTCCAGGCAGGAGCCCGGCTGCGTCAACTACGTGGCCCACTTCCTCGAGGCCGACTCGAATACCGTCCTCATCTACGAGCAGTACAAGGACGACGACGCCCTCGAGTTCCACCGCAACACACCCCACTTTCACCAGTACGCCATCGGCGGTTTCTACCAGTTGATGCTGGAGCGGCAGATCGAGAACCTCACCGCCATCTGCTAA
- a CDS encoding nuclear transport factor 2 family protein, giving the protein MKAGRSLARGVRHLRVALLLAIAVLGVAAVAHAQHAHKEHKRDEKREIEAAEQQWRTAQLAGDVTTMDKLLAEDYLGISNNGQLNNKTQQLERLQKRMLVITKIDVSDVKIKLLGRVGIVTSLAQLEGTNDGRPLQGLFRYTRIYKRYPDGSWKITNFEVTRVPNKGERGAPTD; this is encoded by the coding sequence GTGAAAGCCGGCAGATCACTCGCGCGTGGTGTGCGACATCTCCGGGTAGCGTTGCTGCTGGCGATCGCGGTCCTGGGCGTTGCAGCCGTCGCCCACGCCCAGCACGCCCACAAGGAACACAAGCGCGACGAGAAGCGGGAGATCGAAGCCGCCGAGCAGCAGTGGCGCACCGCCCAACTTGCCGGCGACGTTACCACCATGGACAAGCTGCTCGCCGAAGATTACCTCGGCATCTCCAACAATGGGCAGCTGAACAACAAGACCCAGCAGCTCGAGCGCCTGCAGAAGCGGATGCTGGTGATTACAAAGATCGACGTATCGGATGTGAAGATCAAACTCCTGGGACGCGTGGGAATCGTCACTTCGCTGGCCCAGCTTGAAGGTACCAACGACGGACGTCCGCTCCAGGGACTCTTCCGCTACACCCGTATCTACAAACGCTACCCCGACGGCTCCTGGAAGATCACGAACTTCGAAGTCACCCGCGTCCCGAATAAGGGCGAACGCGGAGCCCCAACCGACTAG
- a CDS encoding HIT family protein, giving the protein MDRLWTPWRYSYVSRAEKNLRKGVPVALEAWVGDHACVFCNMIASVEFAIASGMDAKLAEQAAHIVHRGSSCYICLNAYPYSTGHVMVVPYRHTDSLAALEPAAAGEMMTLAQSVERCLRAVYRPDGLNFGLNLGEAAGAGVANHIHLHGLPRWSGDTNFMTVVSETRVLPESLDVTWERLREAFGKLGETP; this is encoded by the coding sequence ATGGATCGTCTCTGGACTCCCTGGCGCTACAGCTACGTAAGCCGTGCTGAAAAGAACCTGCGCAAGGGCGTTCCTGTTGCGCTAGAAGCCTGGGTGGGAGACCATGCGTGCGTCTTCTGCAATATGATCGCGTCGGTGGAGTTCGCGATCGCCTCGGGGATGGATGCGAAGCTGGCCGAGCAGGCGGCGCACATCGTCCATCGCGGTAGTTCTTGCTACATCTGCCTGAACGCCTACCCCTATTCGACTGGGCATGTGATGGTGGTGCCGTACCGGCATACGGATTCGCTGGCGGCGCTGGAACCTGCGGCGGCTGGGGAGATGATGACGCTGGCGCAGTCGGTGGAGAGGTGTCTGCGGGCGGTCTATCGGCCGGATGGGCTGAACTTCGGGCTGAATCTGGGTGAGGCGGCTGGGGCGGGCGTCGCGAATCATATTCATCTGCATGGGCTTCCGCGCTGGAGTGGAGATACGAACTTTATGACAGTGGTGAGTGAGACGCGGGTGTTGCCGGAGAGTCTGGACGTGACTTGGGAGAGGCTGCGGGAGGCGTTTGGGAAGTTGGGCGAAACGCCGTGA
- a CDS encoding 30S ribosomal protein S1, whose product MVDDHNSDYNEGKPLSTEIELLSPETTVEHNDLSLESTSNPVQHAEATETHGSIATLAAHEETASSEEPDYDAADFAAALANFDREQAAETAAAANLTTEEVIVTGTVVKITDKHVVVDIGLKSEGLIPLDQVLDANGVSKFQAGDQVEVVVEREEPEGGYLVSYDKAQRLKVWDKLEQAANDKVPVKGMVLSRVKGGLTVDIGIKAFLPGSQVEVRPVRNLDGYIGTEIEVRVIKLNKKRGNVVISRKELLEEDQNAKKSVTLATLEEGSILTGTVKNLTDYGAFVDMGGLDGLLHITDMSWGRLTHPRDLVNVGDEIQVKVLKFDKEKQRVSLGFKQLTPDPWLDATERYPIGAQVRGRILSVTDYGAFVELEQGIEGLVHVSEMTWSKRMKHPSKMVKPGDEVDTIILSVNPNDRRISLGMKQLQDNPWEQLEDKYPTGAIIEGRVRNLTDFGAFIEIEDGIDGLVHVSNLSWTKRIKHPSEVLKKGEKVRAIVLGVEPENRRLSLGVKQLQPDVWDTFFAQHRVGDVIKGKILRTAQFGAFVEIAEGVEGLCHVSEAADATGKPVALDVDSEHEFKIVKMNQEEKKVGLSIRAVGEEASRAEVESYKEREKSPKGSGNSGSSSSSTSSSSTTLGDLINWKKSERE is encoded by the coding sequence ATGGTAGACGACCATAATTCTGACTACAACGAAGGCAAACCCCTGAGCACTGAAATCGAACTCCTCTCGCCCGAAACGACAGTCGAGCACAACGACCTGTCACTTGAATCCACCTCTAACCCCGTCCAGCACGCCGAAGCCACCGAGACCCATGGTTCTATAGCCACTCTCGCCGCTCACGAAGAGACTGCATCCAGCGAAGAACCAGACTACGACGCAGCCGACTTTGCTGCCGCCCTGGCCAACTTCGACCGCGAGCAGGCTGCTGAGACGGCTGCTGCTGCCAACCTGACGACCGAAGAAGTGATCGTGACCGGTACGGTCGTGAAGATCACCGACAAGCACGTCGTTGTCGACATCGGACTCAAGTCCGAAGGTCTGATCCCGCTAGACCAGGTTCTGGACGCCAACGGCGTCTCCAAGTTCCAGGCCGGCGATCAGGTTGAAGTGGTTGTCGAGCGCGAGGAGCCGGAAGGCGGCTATCTCGTCAGCTACGACAAGGCACAGCGGTTGAAGGTGTGGGACAAGCTCGAGCAGGCCGCGAACGATAAGGTTCCCGTCAAGGGAATGGTTCTCAGCCGCGTCAAGGGCGGTCTGACCGTCGATATCGGCATCAAGGCGTTCCTCCCGGGCTCGCAGGTCGAAGTGCGCCCCGTCCGCAATCTCGACGGTTACATCGGCACCGAGATCGAAGTCCGCGTCATCAAGCTGAACAAGAAGCGCGGCAACGTCGTCATCTCCCGCAAGGAGCTACTCGAGGAAGACCAGAACGCGAAGAAGTCCGTCACGCTCGCGACCCTTGAAGAGGGCAGCATCCTCACCGGGACCGTGAAGAACCTGACCGATTACGGCGCATTCGTCGATATGGGCGGCCTCGATGGCCTGCTCCACATCACCGACATGAGCTGGGGCCGTCTCACTCACCCCCGCGACCTCGTCAACGTTGGCGACGAGATCCAGGTGAAGGTCCTCAAGTTCGACAAAGAGAAGCAGCGCGTCTCGCTCGGCTTCAAGCAGCTCACGCCTGACCCGTGGCTCGATGCGACCGAGCGTTACCCGATCGGTGCACAGGTTCGTGGTCGCATCTTGTCTGTTACGGATTACGGCGCGTTCGTCGAGCTCGAGCAAGGCATCGAAGGTCTCGTCCACGTCTCCGAGATGACCTGGTCCAAGCGGATGAAGCATCCGTCGAAGATGGTCAAGCCCGGCGATGAGGTCGACACCATCATCCTGAGCGTGAACCCGAACGACCGCCGCATCTCCCTCGGCATGAAGCAGCTCCAGGACAATCCCTGGGAGCAGCTCGAAGACAAGTACCCGACCGGCGCCATCATTGAAGGCCGCGTTCGCAACCTGACCGACTTCGGTGCCTTCATCGAGATCGAAGACGGCATTGATGGCCTCGTCCACGTCTCGAACCTGAGCTGGACCAAGCGCATCAAGCACCCCTCTGAAGTCCTGAAGAAGGGTGAGAAGGTCCGCGCGATCGTCCTCGGCGTTGAGCCGGAGAACCGCCGCCTCTCGCTCGGCGTCAAGCAGCTTCAGCCGGATGTCTGGGACACGTTCTTCGCCCAGCACCGCGTTGGCGACGTCATCAAGGGCAAGATCCTGCGCACGGCGCAGTTTGGAGCCTTCGTTGAGATCGCTGAAGGAGTCGAGGGCCTCTGCCACGTCTCTGAAGCAGCCGATGCTACCGGGAAGCCCGTCGCGCTCGATGTTGACTCGGAGCATGAGTTCAAGATCGTCAAGATGAACCAGGAAGAGAAGAAGGTTGGCCTCAGCATTCGCGCAGTCGGCGAAGAAGCCAGCCGTGCCGAAGTGGAGAGCTACAAGGAGCGCGAGAAGTCGCCGAAGGGATCGGGCAACTCCGGATCCTCGTCTTCCTCCACGTCTTCAAGCAGCACCACGCTGGGCGATCTGATCAACTGGAAGAAGTCCGAACGCGAGTAA
- the infC gene encoding translation initiation factor IF-3: MSTTHGQPAGSLWRQIIPPIDKRSAKSFIRTNERIRAREIRVIDENGEQLGVMAPFDALKMAREKSLDLVEISPNAVPPVCKIQDYGKFLYEKDKSERAARKKQKVIVVKEVKFSVTVDEHDYQTKKNQAVRFLGEGDKVKASLRFKGRQMAHRDLGYKIINRLILDIGDAGLVEFMPRMEGTTLHAIIAPSKKLEPVVKKPAAASNAASVETPVEV, translated from the coding sequence ATCTCAACTACGCATGGCCAGCCTGCGGGCTCGCTGTGGAGGCAAATTATCCCACCGATTGATAAGCGTTCCGCGAAGTCTTTTATCCGTACCAACGAGCGTATTCGCGCTCGCGAGATCCGCGTCATTGACGAAAATGGCGAGCAGCTTGGCGTCATGGCACCATTCGACGCCCTGAAGATGGCGCGCGAGAAGTCGCTCGATCTCGTTGAGATCTCCCCCAATGCCGTTCCGCCGGTCTGCAAGATCCAGGACTACGGCAAGTTCCTTTACGAGAAGGACAAGAGCGAGCGCGCGGCGCGTAAGAAGCAGAAGGTGATCGTCGTCAAGGAGGTCAAGTTCTCTGTGACCGTGGACGAGCACGATTACCAGACCAAGAAGAACCAGGCCGTGCGCTTCCTGGGCGAAGGCGACAAGGTGAAGGCGTCGCTGCGCTTCAAGGGCCGGCAGATGGCGCACCGCGATCTGGGCTACAAGATCATCAACCGCCTGATTCTGGACATCGGCGATGCGGGGCTGGTCGAGTTTATGCCGCGCATGGAAGGCACGACGCTGCACGCCATTATTGCGCCCTCGAAGAAGCTGGAACCAGTCGTGAAGAAGCCCGCGGCCGCGTCGAACGCTGCGTCAGTCGAGACCCCGGTCGAGGTCTAG
- a CDS encoding response regulator gives MKRRILLVDDEVAVLLTLKAVLEISGFDVDTAASAREGKAKLRKFEYSMVITDMRMESEDAGVDVVKAARAAAYQPAVALLTAFPTDDEGWQYTGADKMLVKPMQTRILLQQIEKLLETHEAKKAKATGIPAVPVKAVRKSAPKKAASKRVGTAKPGTRK, from the coding sequence ATGAAACGCAGGATCCTGCTGGTAGATGATGAAGTAGCCGTGTTGCTGACGCTGAAGGCAGTCCTTGAGATCAGCGGCTTCGATGTAGATACCGCCGCGTCAGCCCGCGAGGGCAAGGCCAAGCTCCGCAAGTTCGAGTACAGCATGGTCATCACCGATATGCGTATGGAGAGCGAAGACGCGGGCGTCGATGTCGTGAAGGCCGCCCGCGCCGCTGCGTACCAGCCCGCCGTAGCCCTGCTCACCGCCTTCCCCACCGACGACGAAGGCTGGCAGTACACCGGTGCCGACAAGATGCTGGTGAAGCCCATGCAGACCCGCATCCTGCTACAACAGATCGAGAAACTCCTCGAGACGCACGAAGCGAAGAAGGCTAAGGCTACCGGCATCCCCGCAGTACCGGTAAAGGCCGTGCGCAAGTCCGCCCCCAAGAAGGCCGCATCCAAGCGCGTCGGTACCGCGAAGCCGGGAACCAGGAAGTAA
- the trpC gene encoding indole-3-glycerol phosphate synthase TrpC, with translation MATQLDQILARTALDVAERKAAADLRAVEHRAAAHQPRGFAANLKAISEAKSHPAVIAELKKASPSRGVIRPSFDPEPLAKALEAAGAGGLSVLTDEPFFQGSLRNLEIASAATTIPCLRKDFMVDRFQVLEARASNADAILLIVAALTDADLKLLSNEAYACGLDVLCEVHDRNELDRAIQIGCQMIGVNSRDLRTFVMHPEIQLELAEAIPTNVVRVAESGIKDREDIDRLTAAGYDAFLIGETLMRESDPGAALSALLARQAAVVA, from the coding sequence ATGGCGACCCAGCTTGACCAGATTTTGGCGCGAACCGCGCTCGATGTAGCAGAGCGCAAGGCTGCTGCCGATCTTCGGGCCGTTGAGCACCGGGCAGCAGCTCACCAGCCACGCGGATTCGCCGCAAACCTCAAAGCCATCTCCGAAGCAAAATCTCACCCCGCAGTCATCGCGGAGCTCAAGAAAGCCTCGCCCTCTCGCGGCGTGATCCGGCCTTCCTTTGATCCCGAGCCGCTTGCGAAGGCCCTCGAAGCCGCTGGTGCCGGTGGTCTCTCTGTCCTGACCGACGAACCCTTCTTCCAGGGCTCTCTACGCAATCTAGAGATCGCTTCGGCGGCCACGACGATCCCCTGCCTGCGCAAGGACTTCATGGTCGACCGCTTCCAGGTCCTCGAAGCCCGCGCCTCGAACGCCGACGCGATCCTGCTGATCGTCGCGGCCCTCACAGACGCCGACCTGAAGCTCCTGAGCAACGAAGCCTACGCCTGCGGCCTCGATGTTCTCTGCGAAGTCCACGATCGCAATGAGCTCGACCGCGCCATCCAGATCGGCTGCCAGATGATCGGCGTCAACAGCCGCGATCTGCGCACCTTCGTGATGCACCCCGAGATCCAGCTCGAGCTCGCCGAAGCGATCCCAACCAATGTCGTTCGCGTAGCCGAGAGCGGCATCAAGGACCGCGAAGACATCGACCGTCTCACTGCCGCCGGCTACGACGCCTTCCTCATCGGAGAAACCCTGATGCGCGAGAGCGATCCGGGCGCAGCCCTCAGCGCCTTGCTCGCACGCCAAGCCGCAGTCGTGGCCTGA
- a CDS encoding phosphoribosylanthranilate isomerase translates to MWIKFCANTNLEDALIAAELGANAVGFVFAPSKRQVTAAQVAAITPHLPSALEKIGVFMSADALEIAEIVRSSGLTGVQLHGAFDAALVRLLREHLGEDISITQTVHWEVDGKTNNAEDLAAELKEIAQEPAIDHVLIDSKSAKGAGGTGVSFDWSEAREALAQFQGRLIVAGGLHPANVAAAIAALNPWGVDVASGVEAEPGRKDRQKLMCFIDAARNARPRASSGPYVITQQT, encoded by the coding sequence ATGTGGATTAAGTTCTGTGCCAACACGAACCTCGAAGACGCTCTCATCGCCGCGGAACTTGGCGCGAATGCGGTCGGCTTTGTCTTCGCTCCCAGCAAGCGCCAGGTGACCGCAGCACAGGTCGCAGCCATCACACCTCATCTCCCGTCAGCGCTCGAAAAGATCGGCGTCTTCATGTCAGCCGACGCACTCGAGATTGCAGAGATCGTCCGCTCCTCGGGACTCACCGGCGTTCAATTGCACGGAGCCTTCGACGCTGCTCTGGTCCGCTTACTGCGCGAGCATCTGGGAGAAGACATCTCGATCACCCAGACCGTCCACTGGGAAGTGGACGGCAAGACCAACAATGCAGAAGATCTCGCCGCCGAGTTGAAGGAAATAGCTCAAGAGCCCGCCATCGACCACGTCCTCATCGACTCGAAGAGCGCCAAAGGCGCGGGCGGGACCGGCGTCAGCTTCGACTGGAGCGAAGCGCGCGAAGCCCTCGCGCAGTTTCAGGGTAGGCTGATCGTCGCCGGGGGCCTGCATCCGGCCAACGTGGCTGCCGCCATCGCGGCGTTGAATCCTTGGGGCGTTGACGTCGCCAGCGGAGTTGAAGCAGAACCCGGAAGAAAAGACCGCCAAAAGCTGATGTGCTTCATCGACGCAGCCCGGAATGCGAGACCACGAGCAAGCTCTGGCCCTTACGTCATCACCCAACAGACGTAG
- a CDS encoding EAL domain-containing protein — translation MISDLNELRKAIDEDRIVPGFQPITALRSGRLTGFELLSRWQHPAFGPILPENFIPLAEQHGLIWELTRQVLRKGFAAARVIADPLLLSINVSPIQLRDSSLVKTLRDLADVGGFPLNRLMIEITESAMCTDLLRAQVVARDLKAMGCRLALDDFGTGYSSLAQLQVLPFDELKIDRIFVSAMTKSRESRKIVASIIGLGHSLGLTTVAEGVETEAQADMLIWLGCEQVQGWLYGKAVPVAQIPGLIAAPPRPISPAMASPGEGWASSNLEALPTQRLSQLQAIYDGAPVGLCFLDRNFRYISLNPRLAEINDIPLADHIGKTVAEVLPELFPRIEAALLAVLNGESLPETDIAIPAKVPGDSPKMLRATFYPAFDEADEVIGISIAVLDLTSEAESAARHSEEATLVAQAAELTHAVEALTQSVQTSSQWASGPGDIRARTRNLGWMEALHPDDLEPAIIAMKNSLDSGVPVDIKYRVGDLEGKWKWIQSRGRPRFAPTGEVVRWYGSVQEIHDLKIEADSRMPVHS, via the coding sequence ATGATTTCGGATCTGAACGAATTGCGGAAAGCGATCGACGAAGATCGGATCGTCCCGGGCTTCCAACCCATCACGGCGTTGCGAAGTGGCAGGCTAACCGGCTTTGAGTTGTTGTCGCGATGGCAACACCCGGCCTTCGGCCCTATCCTACCGGAAAACTTCATCCCCCTGGCCGAGCAGCACGGCCTCATCTGGGAGCTCACCCGCCAGGTCCTGCGCAAGGGCTTTGCGGCGGCCCGCGTCATCGCCGATCCACTCTTGCTCTCGATCAATGTCTCTCCCATCCAGTTGCGCGATAGCTCCCTGGTAAAGACGCTTCGAGACCTGGCCGATGTAGGCGGTTTTCCACTAAATCGCCTGATGATTGAGATCACCGAAAGCGCCATGTGCACCGACCTCCTACGCGCTCAGGTGGTGGCGAGGGACTTGAAAGCGATGGGCTGCCGGCTCGCCCTCGACGACTTCGGGACGGGCTACTCCAGCCTGGCACAACTTCAAGTGCTTCCCTTCGACGAGCTAAAGATCGACCGAATCTTCGTCAGCGCCATGACGAAGTCGCGGGAGAGCCGTAAGATCGTCGCATCGATCATCGGCCTCGGCCACAGCCTCGGGCTTACAACCGTCGCCGAAGGCGTCGAGACAGAGGCGCAGGCCGACATGTTGATCTGGCTGGGTTGTGAGCAGGTGCAGGGCTGGCTCTACGGCAAGGCCGTCCCGGTAGCTCAGATCCCAGGACTCATCGCCGCTCCTCCGCGTCCTATCTCGCCGGCGATGGCGAGCCCCGGCGAGGGATGGGCCAGTTCGAACCTCGAAGCTCTCCCCACCCAGCGCTTGTCCCAACTGCAAGCCATCTACGATGGTGCGCCGGTGGGCCTCTGCTTTCTCGATCGCAACTTTCGCTACATCAGCCTGAATCCGCGGCTCGCGGAGATCAATGACATTCCCCTCGCAGACCACATCGGCAAGACCGTCGCCGAGGTCCTCCCGGAGCTCTTTCCCCGGATCGAAGCGGCCCTCCTCGCCGTCCTCAACGGCGAATCGCTTCCGGAGACGGACATCGCGATTCCGGCAAAAGTCCCCGGCGACTCGCCGAAGATGCTTCGCGCGACCTTCTATCCAGCCTTCGACGAGGCAGACGAGGTCATTGGAATCTCAATCGCCGTGCTGGACCTCACCAGCGAGGCGGAGTCTGCGGCAAGGCACAGCGAAGAGGCAACACTGGTCGCACAGGCCGCCGAATTGACCCATGCGGTGGAAGCCCTGACCCAGAGCGTCCAGACCAGCTCCCAATGGGCGTCCGGTCCCGGCGATATCAGAGCGCGCACCCGCAATCTCGGGTGGATGGAAGCGTTGCATCCGGATGACCTGGAACCCGCCATCATCGCGATGAAGAACTCGCTCGACTCCGGGGTTCCCGTCGATATCAAATACCGCGTCGGCGATCTGGAAGGCAAGTGGAAGTGGATACAGTCACGCGGAAGACCGCGTTTCGCTCCCACAGGAGAAGTGGTTCGCTGGTACGGCAGTGTGCAGGAGATCCACGATCTCAAGATCGAAGCAGACAGCAGAATGCCCGTGCACAGCTAA
- the trpB gene encoding tryptophan synthase subunit beta, which yields MSGSATITETIAEETTTPASATAGRFGAYGGRYVPETLMAALEELEVAYAAAQTDPAFHAELDGLLHHYAGRPTALYYAKRLSETLGGAKIYLKREDLLHTGAHKINNALGQGLLARRMGKQRIIAETGAGQHGVATATVCALLGLDCVIYMGQEDMQRQEPNVYRMRLLGAEVRGVTGGSATLKDAINEAMRDWVTNVRSTYYVLGSALGAHPYPTMVRDFHRVISREARQQILDAEGKLPNTIVACVGGGSNAIGAFYEFIPDANVELIGVEAGGRGTGLGEHAARFQKIGGGTPGVLQGTYSYVLQDDAGQVSSTHSVSAGLDYASVGPEHAMLHDSGRATYVSCSDDAALKATVTLSRTEGIIPALESAHAVAEAIRLAPSKSPDQIIMVNLSGRGDKDMGILARELNLHGSLTR from the coding sequence ATGAGCGGTTCAGCGACGATAACGGAAACGATAGCGGAAGAGACGACAACCCCAGCCAGCGCCACGGCCGGACGCTTCGGAGCCTACGGCGGGCGCTATGTGCCGGAGACCCTGATGGCGGCGCTCGAAGAGCTCGAAGTCGCCTACGCAGCCGCGCAGACCGACCCGGCCTTTCACGCCGAGCTTGACGGCCTGCTGCACCACTACGCCGGCCGTCCCACCGCGCTCTACTACGCCAAGCGTTTATCCGAGACCCTCGGGGGCGCAAAGATTTACCTGAAGCGCGAAGACCTGCTCCACACCGGCGCGCACAAGATCAACAACGCGCTCGGCCAGGGCCTGCTCGCCAGGCGCATGGGCAAGCAGCGCATCATCGCCGAGACCGGCGCAGGCCAGCACGGCGTCGCCACCGCCACCGTCTGCGCTCTTCTCGGCCTCGACTGCGTCATCTACATGGGCCAGGAGGACATGCAGCGCCAGGAGCCGAACGTCTACCGCATGAGGCTTCTGGGCGCGGAGGTGCGCGGCGTCACCGGCGGCTCGGCCACGCTCAAGGACGCCATCAACGAGGCCATGCGCGACTGGGTCACCAACGTTCGCTCCACCTACTACGTCCTCGGCAGCGCCCTCGGAGCGCACCCCTACCCGACCATGGTCCGCGACTTCCACCGCGTCATCAGCCGCGAGGCGCGCCAGCAGATCCTGGATGCTGAGGGCAAACTTCCCAATACGATCGTCGCCTGCGTGGGCGGCGGATCGAACGCCATCGGAGCCTTCTACGAGTTCATCCCGGACGCCAACGTCGAACTGATCGGCGTAGAAGCCGGCGGCCGAGGCACAGGTCTCGGCGAACACGCCGCCCGCTTCCAGAAGATCGGCGGAGGCACCCCCGGCGTCCTCCAGGGCACGTACTCCTACGTCCTGCAAGACGACGCCGGACAGGTCTCCAGCACACACTCGGTCTCAGCTGGATTGGACTACGCCTCGGTCGGCCCGGAGCACGCGATGCTCCACGACTCCGGCCGCGCAACCTACGTTTCTTGCTCTGATGATGCAGCGCTGAAGGCGACTGTGACGCTCTCGCGGACGGAGGGGATAATTCCCGCGCTGGAGTCTGCCCATGCAGTAGCCGAAGCGATCCGACTTGCGCCGTCAAAGTCCCCAGATCAGATTATTATGGTCAACCTGAGTGGGCGGGGGGACAAGGATATGGGCATCCTCGCCCGTGAACTAAACCTACACGGCTCGCTTACACGATAG
- a CDS encoding energy transducer TonB: MKMRRLFLVMLTSLFVYGNLLSAQQDTPPVASPVDHPLRVSGVAPGMRIAGQQAVYPLAAKAAGIEGSVLLKFTISAEGKPEDIQVLSGPPELRKAAVDVAKTWTYRPYLSSGHPIAKEITQPVNFRLGDTPAEKAEAQANAQAQLKQAAAQDSKAKE, from the coding sequence ATGAAGATGCGTCGGTTGTTCTTAGTTATGCTAACTAGCTTGTTCGTTTACGGAAATTTGTTGAGCGCCCAACAAGATACACCGCCTGTTGCCTCGCCGGTAGACCATCCCTTGCGAGTGAGTGGCGTTGCGCCAGGAATGCGCATAGCTGGCCAACAAGCGGTGTATCCGCTTGCCGCAAAAGCCGCTGGTATTGAAGGTTCAGTTTTACTTAAGTTCACAATATCTGCTGAGGGTAAGCCGGAGGATATTCAAGTTCTGAGTGGTCCGCCGGAACTTCGTAAGGCCGCAGTTGATGTCGCTAAGACTTGGACTTATCGTCCTTATCTCAGTTCCGGTCATCCTATTGCGAAAGAGATAACTCAACCGGTCAACTTTCGCCTTGGCGATACGCCTGCAGAAAAGGCCGAAGCTCAGGCAAACGCCCAGGCGCAGCTTAAACAGGCCGCTGCGCAAGACTCGAAAGCGAAAGAATAG
- the trpA gene encoding tryptophan synthase subunit alpha produces MPIDFPKKPGIVAYLTTGDPDLNTTRDIALAAIDNGADVIELGVPFSDPLADGPVIQRASERAVARGVRITDVLVVAKQIREARPNAGLVLFSYLNPVVRIGIEPLCREAADSGIDGILLTDMIVEEADEYLEALRANQLAPIFLAAPTSPDRRLKAIAEASLATGKTGFVYAISRVGITGAQTQVADDAEDLVTRLRQFTKLPIAVGFGISNSIHVAAVGKFAEAAVIGSAIVSLIEKTPPAEAATVVGRFIYKLRDGAGPSQQSGIRMAVR; encoded by the coding sequence ATGCCAATTGACTTCCCCAAGAAACCCGGTATCGTCGCCTACCTCACCACCGGCGACCCCGACCTCAACACCACTCGCGACATCGCCCTCGCCGCCATCGACAACGGCGCCGACGTGATCGAACTCGGCGTCCCATTCTCCGATCCCCTAGCCGACGGCCCCGTCATCCAGCGCGCCAGCGAGCGTGCCGTAGCCCGCGGCGTCCGCATCACCGACGTCCTCGTCGTCGCGAAGCAGATCCGTGAAGCTCGACCCAACGCCGGCCTCGTCCTCTTCTCGTACCTCAACCCCGTCGTCCGCATCGGCATCGAGCCGCTCTGCCGCGAGGCCGCCGACTCCGGCATCGACGGCATCCTGCTGACCGACATGATCGTCGAAGAGGCCGACGAGTACCTCGAAGCTCTGCGCGCCAACCAGCTCGCGCCCATCTTCCTCGCCGCGCCAACCAGCCCAGACCGCCGCCTCAAGGCCATCGCCGAGGCCAGCCTCGCCACCGGCAAGACCGGCTTCGTCTACGCCATCTCCCGCGTCGGCATCACCGGCGCACAGACGCAGGTCGCCGACGACGCCGAAGACCTCGTAACCCGGCTGCGCCAGTTCACCAAGCTGCCCATCGCCGTCGGCTTCGGCATCTCGAACTCCATCCACGTTGCGGCCGTAGGCAAGTTCGCAGAGGCGGCCGTCATCGGCAGCGCGATCGTCTCGCTGATCGAAAAGACCCCGCCCGCGGAGGCAGCAACTGTTGTAGGCAGATTCATCTACAAACTCCGCGATGGCGCAGGCCCGTCCCAGCAGTCGGGTATCCGCATGGCGGTCCGGTAA
- the pheA gene encoding chorismate mutase has translation MSETGSTELELADWRAKIDAIDEQIVKLISERAAAATAIGEIKHRSGLAVYEPQREQSVFAHVKRVNPGPLPDQEMQHIYERLIDVMRSLQKKS, from the coding sequence ATGAGCGAGACAGGGAGCACAGAGTTGGAGCTGGCAGACTGGCGGGCCAAGATCGATGCCATCGACGAGCAGATCGTGAAGCTCATCAGCGAGCGAGCAGCAGCAGCAACCGCCATCGGCGAAATCAAGCATCGCAGCGGCCTCGCAGTCTATGAACCGCAGCGCGAACAAAGCGTCTTCGCACACGTAAAGCGAGTGAACCCCGGCCCGCTGCCCGACCAGGAGATGCAACACATCTACGAGCGCCTGATCGACGTCATGCGGTCGCTGCAGAAGAAGAGTTAG